One genomic window of Pempheris klunzingeri isolate RE-2024b chromosome 12, fPemKlu1.hap1, whole genome shotgun sequence includes the following:
- the foxn2a gene encoding forkhead box protein N2 translates to MGPIIGMSPDKKTEIPGMQEERTGLRGVCGVGTLPEAECASSPLATSVDRTGGTEDEELTNLNWLHENLLQNFTLGGPEAQPSGSPLFDIEGDYGPNQGPSSSSSSSSHSRGRERDSLKSKPPFSFSLLIYMAIEQSPSKSLPVKEIYGWILEHFPYFSNAPTGWKNSVRHNLSLNKCFRKVERSLGKANGKGSLWCVDPEYRPNLIQALKKQHFPAAHAFCTPPASPPSASSPPRHLFLQGCSFKESDIDAATAMMLLNSAPGHHVDPCNSDSPLDLSRPDSVLVSSDPKQDHNYSSVALQRCSSRSSSSSLSSLDEGGCDRRQSRRAGSEGFHSDEDSDLWDERGVQQTSRRPPAIKWPAGKRPRREAKPELDEELKEAAGSLLHLAGIRSCTEGSKRTVKSTKLNRK, encoded by the exons ATGGGTCCAATCATTGGGATGTCACCAGATAAGAAAACGGAAATTCCGGGTATGCAAGAGGAGCGGACGGGGCTCAGAGGTGTCTGTGGCGTGGGAACGCTGCCTGAGGCGGAGTGTGCGTCCAGCCCGCTGGCGACCAGCGTGGATCGCACTGGAGGCACAGAGGATGAGGAGCTCACCAACCTCAACTGGCTGCACGAGAACCTGCTTCAGAACTTCACTCTGGGAGGTCCGGAAGCTCAGCCCAGCGGCAGTCCCCTTTTCGACATAGAGGGAGACTACGGACCCAACCAGGGCccgtcatcctcctcctcatcttcgtCACACAGCAGAGGCAGGGAGCGTGACTCGTTGAAGTCTAAGcctcctttctccttttctctcctcatctacATGGCCATCGAGCAGTCTCCCAGCAAATCTTTGCCTGTCAAAGAAATCTACGGCTGGATTCTCGAGCACTTCCCTTACTTCTCCAACGCTCCCACTGGCTGGAAGAACTCCGTTCGTCACAACTTGTCCCTGAACAAATGCTTCCGCAAGGTCGAAAGGAGTTTGGGAAAG GCCAATGGAAAAGGGTCTCTGTGGTGTGTCGACCCCGAGTACCGCCCCAACCTGATCCAAGCCCTTAAGAAGCAGCACTTCCCTGCCGCACATGCCTTCTGCACACCACCCGCCTCCCCACCCAG TGCCTCCTCACCCCCTCGCCACCTCTTTCTACAAGGCTGCTCATTCAAAG AGTCTGACATTGATGCTGCCACTGCCATGATGCTCTTAAACTCTGCCCCCGGGCACCACGTTGACCCAT gtaATTCTGACAGCCCTCTGGACCTCTCCCGACCCGACTCTGTCCTGGTGAGCAGTGATCCAAAGCAGGACCACAACTACAGCAGCGTGGCTCTGCAGCGCTGCTCCTCCcggtcctcctcctcgtctctttCCTCCCTGGACGAAGGAGGCTGCGACCGCAGGCAGTCCCGCCGCGCCGGCAGCGAGGGCTTCCACAGCGACGAGGACTCCGACCTCTGGGACGAGAGGGGCGTCCAGCAGACTTCGCGACGTCCGCCGGCCATCAAGTGGCCCGCCGGCAAGAGGCCGCGGCGCGAGGCGAAGCCAGAGCTGGATGAGGAGCTGAAGGAAGCGGCCGGCTCTTTGCTGCACCTCGCTGGTATACGCAGCTGCACGGAAGGCTCCAAACGCACTGTCAAGAGCACAAAACTTAACAGGAAatga